In Cognatishimia sp. WU-CL00825, one genomic interval encodes:
- a CDS encoding M14-type cytosolic carboxypeptidase encodes MRIDSGFDGGNIDVISCEDAGNITLHIRQDSCAAHAQWFYFRVLGAGGKDCRFSITNAKEASYPEAWPDGSVVMSHNQQDWFRVPTTYHDGRLGFCYSNPSDVLYVALSPPYSYARHQNLICRALASDLCQLQDCVATVENRSVEILKFGSARPEAPAVWIIARQHPGEPMAEWFMEGLIDQLLCHQDPLAQALRQNLRFYLVPNMNPDGSIAGNLRTNAAGVDLNRAWDSPSRVRSPEVSGVMSLMDRLGADMFLDIHGDEEFRFVFAAGCEGIPNFDAEMAASDGAFRRHFRQENPDFSLKNGYPADAPGTADLSIACNQIGHRFGCFSMTIEMPFKDNAERLDKIEGWGTQHSKALGEAVLFPIAKHFGVVENQT; translated from the coding sequence ATGCGTATTGATTCAGGGTTTGACGGGGGCAACATCGACGTCATTTCATGTGAAGACGCCGGTAATATCACGCTGCATATTCGACAGGACAGCTGTGCAGCGCACGCCCAGTGGTTTTACTTTCGCGTCTTAGGCGCTGGTGGCAAAGATTGCCGTTTTTCCATTACCAACGCAAAAGAGGCCTCTTATCCCGAGGCCTGGCCAGATGGGTCCGTTGTGATGTCCCACAATCAGCAAGACTGGTTCCGCGTGCCCACCACCTACCACGACGGGCGTCTTGGCTTTTGCTATTCAAATCCATCAGATGTCTTATATGTGGCCCTCAGCCCGCCCTATTCTTATGCGCGTCATCAAAACCTGATCTGTCGCGCTTTGGCGTCGGATCTTTGCCAGCTTCAGGACTGTGTGGCGACCGTAGAAAACCGATCTGTCGAGATTTTGAAATTTGGCAGTGCGCGGCCTGAGGCACCGGCTGTCTGGATCATCGCCCGGCAACACCCCGGTGAACCCATGGCAGAGTGGTTTATGGAAGGGCTCATCGACCAACTGCTTTGCCACCAGGACCCTTTGGCACAAGCTTTGCGGCAAAATCTGCGATTTTATCTTGTGCCAAATATGAACCCGGATGGCAGTATCGCTGGCAATCTGCGCACAAATGCGGCGGGTGTCGATTTGAACCGGGCATGGGACTCACCCTCACGCGTCAGAAGCCCGGAGGTGTCTGGGGTGATGTCTTTGATGGACCGGCTTGGCGCAGATATGTTTCTAGACATTCACGGGGATGAAGAATTTCGATTTGTATTTGCGGCAGGCTGTGAAGGCATACCAAATTTTGATGCAGAAATGGCCGCATCTGATGGCGCGTTTCGCAGGCATTTTCGCCAAGAAAACCCTGATTTCTCTCTTAAAAATGGGTACCCGGCTGACGCGCCCGGCACCGCCGATCTTTCGATTGCCTGTAACCAAATTGGCCATCGTTTTGGCTGTTTTTCTATGACCATTGAAATGCCCTTCAAGGACAACGCTGAGCGATTGGACAAGATCGAAGGTTGGGGCACACAGCACAGCAAAGCATTGGGCGAAGCGGTGCTATTTCCGATCGCGAAACACTTTGGGGTTGTGGAAAACCAAACCTAG
- a CDS encoding LysR family transcriptional regulator has translation MRLSDIDLRLLRVFKAVAEAGGFVKAQGQLGISQPAISAHIANLEQRLNVRLCNRGRQGFSLTKAGQDVLTETNRMLSHLDSYAARLNEIGGRATQFIRIGLVDCLVSDDANPVTRAIQETNAAFKQLRIQIGVYDFLDCLTELRAGRLDIVIVGATWLSEVPEDLVSAHLYAEKSALFCTPAHPCGLTNETSEQVKLLRESKISAHSFINNPIEKGLEIHLHEEDAEISQGNMESTTYLTLAGTHVGLIPLHYAQRWVSSGQLVPVAPDRYEVTSQIHAVRLQSGSPSDVELHFWNALQSSTPE, from the coding sequence ATGCGTCTTTCTGACATAGACTTACGTCTTTTGCGTGTTTTCAAGGCCGTGGCCGAGGCGGGCGGCTTTGTCAAAGCCCAGGGGCAGCTTGGAATCAGTCAGCCGGCCATCAGTGCTCATATTGCCAATCTAGAACAGCGACTGAACGTGCGCCTGTGCAATCGCGGCCGCCAAGGTTTTTCGCTGACAAAGGCCGGGCAGGACGTTTTGACAGAGACCAACCGGATGCTGAGCCATCTGGATTCCTATGCGGCGCGCCTGAATGAAATCGGCGGTCGTGCCACCCAATTTATTCGCATCGGTCTGGTTGATTGTCTGGTATCTGACGACGCCAATCCAGTGACAAGGGCCATCCAAGAGACCAACGCCGCCTTTAAGCAGTTGCGCATACAGATCGGGGTTTATGATTTTCTGGATTGTCTGACAGAGCTGCGCGCCGGTCGGCTTGATATTGTTATTGTTGGCGCAACCTGGCTGTCGGAAGTGCCCGAGGACTTGGTCAGCGCGCATTTATATGCGGAAAAAAGCGCGTTATTTTGCACACCCGCCCACCCCTGTGGCCTGACCAATGAAACCTCCGAACAGGTAAAGTTGCTGCGTGAAAGTAAAATTTCGGCCCATAGTTTTATCAATAACCCAATCGAAAAAGGCTTGGAAATTCACTTGCACGAGGAAGACGCAGAGATTTCCCAGGGCAATATGGAATCGACCACCTATTTGACTTTGGCGGGCACTCATGTCGGGCTTATCCCGTTGCATTATGCACAACGCTGGGTGTCCAGCGGGCAACTCGTGCCGGTTGCGCCTGATCGTTATGAGGTCACTTCCCAAATTCATGCGGTGCGACTGCAATCTGGGTCCCCGTCTGATGTAGAGCTTCATTTCTGGAACGCATTGCAGTCAAGCACCCCAGAATAG
- a CDS encoding extracellular solute-binding protein — protein MGNAKTYALAAGLMVASAGALAAENITVSAWGGFFEETLKSEIYPGFTAETGITVRSIAQPADQAWLTQLTNAARAKKAPADLSLVADEVFLRGQSIGLWANLNAADIPNTATLLDGFTKVGDSGTLNAVGALTWFTTFVTNTNAAPDAPASWADLWTQDWGGKLGLTSNSNSGLIEATALTFFDGYETMQTREGLEKIIAKIAELKPQVQLWYRDEGQFQQGLEAGELAGGLYYHDVTMLSAGDGLPVASTFPKEGGILGDAYWIVPRDSKNIDAAAQFINYMIRPDIQAKLARILGVAPVAKRETMDLTDAEFASVSSSGTAIRNQTDVHLREGDWLSDKYLEMISQ, from the coding sequence ATGGGCAATGCAAAAACATATGCGCTTGCCGCCGGCCTGATGGTCGCATCGGCGGGTGCGCTTGCGGCAGAAAATATCACCGTGAGTGCCTGGGGTGGTTTCTTTGAAGAAACATTGAAGTCCGAAATTTATCCTGGTTTCACAGCAGAAACGGGCATCACCGTCCGTTCGATCGCCCAGCCAGCTGATCAGGCATGGCTGACCCAGTTGACCAATGCAGCCCGCGCAAAGAAGGCCCCCGCCGATTTGTCGCTGGTAGCAGACGAGGTTTTTCTGCGCGGTCAGTCGATTGGTCTTTGGGCCAATTTGAACGCCGCCGACATTCCCAACACCGCCACGCTTTTGGATGGGTTCACCAAAGTTGGCGACAGTGGAACCTTGAACGCAGTTGGGGCACTGACCTGGTTCACAACCTTTGTGACCAATACCAATGCCGCCCCGGATGCGCCCGCCTCTTGGGCCGATTTATGGACACAAGATTGGGGGGGCAAGTTGGGCCTGACGTCAAATTCTAACAGTGGGTTGATCGAAGCCACCGCGCTGACGTTCTTTGACGGGTATGAAACCATGCAAACCCGCGAAGGTCTTGAAAAAATCATCGCCAAGATTGCAGAACTGAAACCGCAGGTGCAATTGTGGTACCGCGATGAGGGGCAATTTCAACAAGGCCTCGAAGCTGGTGAGCTGGCAGGCGGCCTGTATTACCACGACGTCACAATGCTGTCTGCGGGCGACGGGCTCCCAGTGGCATCAACCTTTCCCAAAGAAGGCGGCATTCTCGGAGACGCCTATTGGATTGTGCCACGTGACTCAAAAAACATCGATGCCGCCGCGCAATTCATCAACTATATGATCCGCCCGGATATTCAGGCTAAGCTGGCGCGCATTCTGGGTGTGGCCCCTGTTGCCAAACGTGAGACCATGGATTTGACGGATGCAGAATTCGCCTCGGTCAGCTCTTCTGGCACTGCAATCAGAAACCAAACCGACGTGCATTTGCGCGAAGGTGACTGGCTGTCTGACAAATACCTCGAGATGATCTCGCAATAG
- a CDS encoding ABC transporter ATP-binding protein: MTALTLSNIEKSFGTFTALRDVNLEINSGEFICLLGGSGCGKTTLLRIIAGLEAKSSGELLLDGSDLSLTECHKRNVGMVFQSLALFPHLNVGDNIAYGLEVRGIAKAKRKEKAKKLLEVVGLTGLYDRKISALSGGQRQRVAIARALAIEPKLFLMDEPFSALDAGLREHLQIEVKKLQRKLGVTTIFVTHDQNEAMSIADRIVILNEGRVEQAGTPTEVYAQPQTRFVASFMGTNNIFSPIFSPGQEPDLEGAKLGIPSGDMANMQGKHTIAVRPEYLRLRPADQDSQGLVGTVDFVRLLGASIETELSVGDRSFVHTMVSDRAPQFAVGDRVEIDFDLDHAWVIPS; encoded by the coding sequence ATGACCGCCTTGACCCTCTCCAATATTGAAAAGTCGTTTGGCACATTCACTGCGCTGCGCGACGTGAACCTTGAAATCAATTCCGGCGAATTCATCTGCCTTCTGGGCGGGTCTGGCTGCGGCAAAACCACTTTGTTGCGCATCATTGCTGGACTAGAGGCCAAAAGTTCTGGTGAACTGCTGCTAGACGGGTCTGACCTCTCCTTGACCGAATGCCACAAGCGCAACGTTGGCATGGTCTTCCAAAGCCTTGCTTTGTTTCCGCATCTGAATGTTGGCGACAACATAGCCTATGGGCTGGAGGTGCGGGGGATCGCCAAGGCCAAGCGAAAAGAAAAAGCCAAGAAACTCTTAGAGGTCGTGGGTCTTACTGGTCTGTATGATCGAAAAATCTCGGCCCTCTCGGGCGGGCAGCGTCAACGCGTGGCCATTGCGCGGGCGCTGGCAATCGAACCAAAACTCTTTCTGATGGATGAACCTTTCAGCGCCCTTGATGCGGGCCTGCGCGAGCACCTGCAAATCGAGGTTAAAAAACTTCAGCGTAAACTGGGTGTGACCACGATCTTTGTGACACATGACCAAAACGAAGCCATGTCTATCGCCGACCGGATCGTCATTTTAAACGAGGGTCGCGTCGAACAAGCCGGCACGCCTACAGAGGTTTATGCGCAGCCCCAAACCCGTTTTGTCGCCAGCTTTATGGGAACAAATAATATATTCAGCCCCATATTCTCTCCCGGACAAGAGCCTGACCTCGAAGGGGCCAAGCTGGGCATCCCATCAGGTGACATGGCCAATATGCAAGGCAAACACACCATTGCCGTGCGCCCAGAATATCTGCGTTTGCGACCAGCAGACCAAGACAGTCAGGGACTGGTCGGGACCGTCGATTTTGTGCGGCTTTTGGGGGCGTCTATTGAAACCGAACTGAGCGTCGGAGACCGCTCATTTGTGCATACGATGGTGTCAGACCGGGCACCACAGTTTGCCGTTGGTGATCGTGTCGAGATTGACTTTGATCTCGACCATGCCTGGGTGATCCCGTCATGA
- a CDS encoding ABC transporter permease subunit → MRGRIVPHMIGLFPLFMMSLFFLAPLAFMVLVSFYERDPLGFYNPAFVWDNYAKFFSSFYYTISMRSISSASLGALFVVLLAFPAMYIIVDMPRRWQLFWVILLLSLMCLSEVIIGFAWLILFSENSGIPKFLGWIGLWQDPRSLSPSFGAMMVGFVTLGFSLVALMFLPQLARRDRSIEEAALTLGTPPIWVFAKVILPNFKQGILSALVTMFVYFLGVFVMPTMLGRPQDWNMTVIITDKAVGDANMPLGAALSVIMLVFTLLIITGLMFAARDKSAGEKS, encoded by the coding sequence ATGAGGGGTCGCATCGTTCCGCATATGATCGGGCTTTTTCCGCTTTTCATGATGAGCCTCTTCTTCTTGGCACCACTCGCCTTTATGGTGCTGGTCAGCTTTTACGAGCGCGATCCGCTGGGCTTTTATAATCCTGCTTTTGTTTGGGATAACTACGCCAAGTTCTTTTCCAGCTTTTACTATACCATCTCGATGCGGTCGATTTCCTCGGCGTCGCTTGGGGCTCTGTTTGTGGTGCTTCTGGCGTTTCCCGCGATGTATATCATCGTCGACATGCCGCGCCGCTGGCAACTTTTCTGGGTGATTTTGCTTTTGTCCTTGATGTGCCTAAGCGAGGTGATCATCGGTTTTGCCTGGCTGATATTGTTTTCTGAAAACTCTGGAATTCCCAAGTTTCTCGGTTGGATTGGCCTTTGGCAAGATCCCCGTTCGCTGTCGCCCAGTTTCGGGGCTATGATGGTTGGATTTGTGACGCTTGGCTTTTCGCTGGTGGCGCTGATGTTTTTGCCGCAATTGGCCCGTCGCGACCGCAGCATCGAAGAGGCCGCTTTGACCCTGGGCACGCCGCCGATTTGGGTGTTTGCCAAAGTCATCTTGCCGAACTTCAAACAGGGTATCCTCTCGGCGCTTGTGACAATGTTTGTCTATTTCCTGGGAGTCTTTGTCATGCCGACCATGTTGGGCAGGCCACAAGACTGGAACATGACAGTGATCATCACCGACAAAGCCGTAGGCGACGCAAACATGCCCCTTGGGGCCGCGCTATCGGTCATCATGTTGGTGTTCACTTTGCTGATTATTACCGGGCTGATGTTTGCCGCACGCGACAAAAGCGCAGGAGAAAAATCATGA
- a CDS encoding ABC transporter permease: MTRVLKRLFICAIATGLILPFLIVAGVSVNAASNISFPPQELSLQWYTQLLTEPDWLLPIRNSLVIAVLAGLIAVTIALAANYVLWRLKSGFGRLVFGLGLGPFMLPPIIIAMGASVFWAEMGWYGRAEATVISHGVFFVTLPLVIIARGFAALSDDVIEASRTMGATPWQTFAKVIFPLVLPYAITGYALVAIISVNEYLISYMVSGFAVETLPIRIFNNVRYGYTPVVASAAMGFAILTIGTLLVLSTFTDLLKLLGASRD, translated from the coding sequence ATGACACGTGTTTTGAAACGTCTCTTTATTTGTGCCATCGCCACCGGGTTGATCTTGCCGTTCCTGATTGTGGCGGGGGTCTCGGTTAACGCAGCAAGCAACATTTCCTTTCCACCACAAGAGCTGTCGTTGCAATGGTATACCCAGCTTTTGACAGAACCTGACTGGTTGTTGCCCATCCGCAATTCACTGGTCATCGCGGTGCTTGCCGGTTTGATCGCCGTGACAATCGCTTTGGCGGCAAACTATGTGTTGTGGCGATTGAAATCAGGCTTTGGGCGGTTGGTCTTTGGGCTTGGGCTTGGTCCCTTTATGTTGCCGCCAATTATCATTGCCATGGGGGCCAGCGTGTTCTGGGCCGAAATGGGGTGGTATGGCCGGGCCGAAGCCACAGTGATCTCTCACGGCGTATTTTTTGTGACCCTACCGCTTGTCATCATCGCCCGCGGATTTGCCGCCTTGTCTGATGATGTGATCGAGGCATCGCGTACCATGGGAGCCACGCCCTGGCAGACCTTTGCCAAGGTGATATTCCCACTTGTTCTGCCTTACGCCATCACGGGCTATGCGCTGGTCGCAATCATTTCGGTCAACGAATACCTGATCTCCTACATGGTTTCCGGCTTTGCGGTTGAAACGCTGCCCATCCGTATCTTTAACAACGTGCGCTACGGCTACACCCCGGTGGTTGCCTCTGCGGCAATGGGTTTTGCGATACTGACCATCGGAACATTGCTGGTGCTCTCTACCTTCACCGATCTTCTTAAACTCCTGGGTGCCTCTCGCGACTAA
- a CDS encoding DUF917 domain-containing protein, producing MQTLSRQNLEDILHGAAILGTGGGGELSDGLALIDDALAKGKSFKMVSLDEAPQDALVCTPYMLGAISPLPEEEEQKYARLPRQTEPSILAAYRRFQDYLGRRFYGTISCELGGSNTATAFYAAAMSDAYIIDADPAGRAVPEITHSTYYIHGLPAAPIVVANAFGESIICENVIDDERAEHIVRALSVVSRNDVAAIDHALEIREIRHAVIPGAISMAMRMGEAWRLARVTGEDVASVVAKEGNGLVVFRGVVGENNWKTETGFTIGEISIQGQGEQAGSTYDIWLKNENMIGRLNQVIHATIPDLICLIDTDTGAPVTNPNYYKGQNVAVVILPAPDPFTTPKGLSAFGPSYLGLDQPYRPAIT from the coding sequence ATGCAAACACTGTCTCGACAGAATCTAGAAGATATCCTCCATGGCGCAGCTATTCTTGGCACCGGTGGAGGCGGCGAACTTTCAGACGGTCTCGCTTTGATCGACGATGCGCTTGCCAAAGGTAAAAGCTTTAAGATGGTCAGCTTGGACGAGGCACCGCAGGACGCTCTGGTGTGCACCCCTTATATGCTTGGTGCGATCTCTCCTTTGCCGGAAGAGGAAGAACAGAAATACGCCCGCCTGCCACGCCAGACAGAACCCTCAATACTCGCCGCATATCGTCGGTTCCAAGATTATCTGGGGCGCAGGTTTTATGGCACGATCTCCTGCGAACTTGGAGGTTCAAATACGGCCACCGCATTCTATGCGGCCGCCATGTCTGACGCCTATATCATCGATGCGGACCCCGCTGGGCGCGCGGTGCCAGAAATCACTCATTCGACTTATTATATACACGGTCTACCGGCAGCGCCGATTGTTGTTGCGAATGCGTTCGGTGAATCCATCATCTGTGAAAACGTGATAGATGATGAACGCGCCGAGCATATCGTGCGGGCGCTGTCTGTGGTCAGCAGAAACGATGTTGCTGCCATCGATCATGCCCTGGAAATCCGCGAAATCCGCCACGCGGTCATTCCCGGTGCCATTTCCATGGCAATGCGTATGGGCGAAGCCTGGCGGCTTGCCAGGGTAACCGGAGAAGACGTCGCAAGTGTCGTCGCAAAAGAAGGCAATGGGCTTGTCGTTTTCCGTGGTGTCGTAGGTGAAAACAATTGGAAAACCGAAACGGGTTTCACCATCGGGGAAATCTCTATTCAAGGGCAGGGTGAACAGGCAGGCAGCACCTATGATATCTGGTTGAAAAATGAAAATATGATTGGCCGCCTCAATCAGGTCATTCATGCCACGATTCCAGATTTGATCTGCCTGATTGACACCGATACCGGCGCTCCGGTGACAAACCCAAATTACTATAAAGGGCAAAATGTGGCCGTCGTGATCCTGCCAGCTCCGGACCCGTTTACAACACCAAAAGGGCTGTCTGCATTTGGGCCGTCTTATCTTGGGCTTGACCAACCCTATAGGCCTGCGATTACGTAG
- a CDS encoding MFS transporter, translating into MSKLSAATGLALALFTVTFAVNLQAPLYDVYAAQSEVGATAVTLAFAAYVGGLMPTLLLLGGLSDRIGRRVPIALALMLGAMATALLALVPNWTTLVAARVLLGIGTGLATPAGTAYMTEILGTQRAKTAALIVTSATSLGFGGGALATGISLGVQGPTLWPASYFLLFVAAPVLAAIVFWLPRLGVRRRVSPLRLPVFPAGTWVFGAAMALAWSTTGMTIAVVPLELAANALGGWTGLVIFLAIFVGFLCQPLARRMSNAAALGLGFVLIPLGFLMLLVGVWLKILICVLMGTCITSAASYGFTYLASLAEISARAPGERARATAGLFVYAYLGFSLPVIASGALADRLGLLAALSVFAVAQIGATLIIVALWRRIAVDRLGSLEVR; encoded by the coding sequence ATGTCCAAGTTATCCGCCGCTACCGGGCTAGCGCTTGCGCTGTTCACGGTGACATTTGCGGTCAACCTGCAAGCACCGCTGTATGATGTTTACGCGGCGCAAAGTGAGGTCGGTGCCACGGCAGTCACCCTGGCTTTTGCCGCCTATGTTGGGGGGCTGATGCCCACGCTTTTGTTACTGGGCGGTCTTTCTGACCGCATCGGTCGCCGGGTGCCCATTGCGCTGGCCTTGATGCTTGGTGCCATGGCCACGGCCCTGCTGGCCCTTGTCCCAAACTGGACAACTCTGGTGGCTGCGCGGGTTTTGCTGGGCATTGGAACCGGGCTCGCAACGCCTGCTGGCACGGCCTATATGACCGAAATCTTGGGGACCCAGCGCGCCAAAACTGCGGCGCTGATCGTCACTTCGGCGACGTCTTTGGGGTTTGGAGGCGGGGCGTTGGCCACCGGAATCAGCCTAGGTGTGCAAGGGCCAACTTTATGGCCTGCCAGCTATTTCCTGCTGTTTGTCGCCGCCCCGGTGCTTGCCGCTATTGTCTTTTGGCTGCCTCGCTTGGGTGTGCGCCGCCGGGTTTCCCCGCTGCGCCTGCCGGTTTTTCCAGCGGGCACTTGGGTGTTTGGCGCGGCCATGGCGCTGGCGTGGTCAACAACCGGTATGACCATTGCCGTTGTACCGCTTGAACTGGCGGCAAACGCGCTGGGTGGCTGGACTGGCCTGGTGATTTTTCTGGCGATTTTTGTCGGATTTTTGTGCCAGCCCCTGGCCCGTCGCATGTCTAACGCAGCGGCGCTTGGACTGGGGTTTGTGCTGATCCCGCTTGGGTTTTTGATGCTGTTGGTCGGGGTGTGGCTGAAGATTTTGATTTGCGTATTGATGGGCACATGCATCACCAGTGCCGCAAGCTATGGTTTCACCTATCTGGCGTCGTTGGCTGAAATTTCGGCGCGTGCACCTGGCGAACGGGCGCGGGCCACGGCGGGTTTGTTTGTCTATGCCTATCTTGGCTTTTCGCTGCCGGTGATTGCCAGTGGCGCATTGGCAGATCGGCTTGGCCTGTTGGCCGCCCTAAGCGTTTTTGCGGTGGCACAGATTGGGGCCACACTGATCATTGTGGCGCTTTGGCGGAGGATCGCTGTTGACCGGTTAGGGTCGCTGGAGGTGCGATGA
- a CDS encoding PLP-dependent aminotransferase family protein — protein MTKARYLRLADMLAGAIKDGKLAPGQKLPTHRAFAEQCHVALATATRVYQELARRGLITGEAGRGTFVRDLGVPLTLGVHQTASDGLIDLVFNMPGEAADAEMLRKGLRRLSAAGDLDAMLRYQPHAGRLHERRIIADSLAPRLGPVDPEQLLVTSGGQHGLALLALGLFQRGDAIATDALTYPGFKSVAALQGLGLVPVQGPRGMMDADDLEKQCRAHKLSAVYLMPTVHNPLGGVIDLPTRRRIVEIARKFDLQIIEDAAYAFLEPNPPPSFVTLAPERTIYVGSYSKCLATGLRLGFLIAPKPCQIRLQEAIRATTWNAPALISGLVTGWIQDGTLQNREQARRQDGAARQHLCQQILGPASVVSHPNAGFAWVPLHKGSRADPLIARLKEQGISVSGAAAFATTVAIPQALRLAFGGVPSDALEQVFQTVYDTIGNARVA, from the coding sequence ATGACCAAAGCCCGTTACTTACGACTTGCGGATATGCTTGCGGGGGCGATCAAGGATGGCAAACTGGCCCCGGGTCAGAAATTGCCAACCCATCGCGCCTTTGCAGAGCAATGCCATGTGGCATTGGCAACGGCGACGCGCGTCTACCAAGAGCTTGCGCGCCGTGGTTTGATAACGGGCGAAGCGGGCCGGGGCACTTTTGTGCGGGACCTTGGAGTGCCGCTCACACTTGGGGTGCATCAAACGGCCAGTGATGGCTTGATTGACCTTGTCTTTAACATGCCCGGCGAGGCTGCGGATGCCGAGATGCTGCGCAAGGGGCTGCGACGGCTTTCGGCAGCGGGCGATCTGGACGCTATGCTGCGCTATCAACCTCATGCCGGGCGTTTGCACGAACGCCGCATCATCGCAGACAGCCTTGCGCCACGGCTTGGCCCCGTCGATCCAGAACAGCTCTTGGTCACCTCTGGCGGCCAGCACGGGCTGGCGCTGTTGGCTCTCGGACTTTTTCAGCGCGGCGATGCCATTGCAACTGACGCCTTAACCTATCCCGGCTTCAAATCCGTCGCGGCGCTACAGGGGCTTGGCCTTGTTCCTGTACAAGGGCCGCGCGGGATGATGGACGCGGATGATCTAGAAAAACAATGCCGCGCGCACAAGCTCAGCGCGGTCTATCTGATGCCCACCGTTCACAATCCGTTAGGCGGGGTCATCGATTTGCCGACCCGCCGGCGTATTGTCGAAATCGCGCGCAAATTTGACCTGCAGATAATCGAAGACGCGGCTTATGCCTTTCTGGAACCCAACCCGCCCCCCAGCTTTGTGACGCTGGCACCCGAGCGCACGATTTATGTGGGCAGCTATTCCAAATGCCTCGCAACAGGCCTGCGTTTGGGCTTTCTGATCGCCCCCAAACCTTGCCAGATTAGACTGCAAGAGGCCATCCGGGCCACAACTTGGAATGCACCAGCGCTGATATCTGGTCTGGTCACCGGTTGGATCCAAGACGGGACATTGCAAAACCGCGAACAGGCGCGCAGGCAGGACGGCGCAGCGCGTCAGCACCTTTGCCAGCAGATATTGGGTCCAGCGTCGGTTGTGTCACATCCCAATGCGGGCTTTGCTTGGGTGCCGCTGCATAAAGGCAGCCGAGCCGACCCCCTCATTGCGCGCCTCAAAGAACAGGGCATCTCGGTGTCTGGTGCCGCAGCATTTGCCACCACCGTTGCCATCCCGCAGGCCCTGCGTCTGGCCTTTGGTGGCGTGCCCAGCGATGCGCTAGAACAGGTTTTTCAAACGGTTTATGACACAATTGGCAATGCGCGCGTCGCATGA